One Hippoglossus hippoglossus isolate fHipHip1 chromosome 13, fHipHip1.pri, whole genome shotgun sequence genomic window carries:
- the cep295 gene encoding centrosomal protein of 295 kDa isoform X5 → MKRKLVKLRPSPNEEARIIREEHERRRKLRIQQVREQQRHIAQQIRQAVEQRRQRELELLGEQLRRDWERQQQEKLHALQRLYQDSLQLLGQGHRSAKENEPDLAAIAQREEENHAKADQRYREALKELKSQRLKEHERQSQLVSSRRKALQTEKERSAKVVRLPPPPPNPVQNIDYKKPHVVKKSDVSAFAATHYNMPESTVDREEDTQQMNAHEEAELEVRRQQELQREETRRREEQLEKARLRGRQALKREQLVQDRERLLVELEHMQQTDLLRRRQQVSQMPPQIFQPLYKRQETRDDFQREIEFAFEDMYTGERRVKGDLVVQLAPEPLPALSTGSQDQELDVTLDEITTPEQEAESNEQETSAQVGPSKPAPRRALKKLLDRIRGQRNQWSEHSSRVSPADSPTVMTDQIPERDTTIETGSLTSEEKNQPAPIELLQPVLSPPDKTSTIVSSLETSEPSPAANTRLPDELANRIQDFGEERKKREEELEREKQQQVVLLQELEKQKVKLEQMLLEAQQEREHLKAAAGTQEVDLNQSDVTDQDQEVASVPTGPATELEPPAGEDDHHRRIREYQQRLLEQNRVHQKSVEVARQRLEEYQRALRIRYSMTSPLLLSAVVPPGHPPLHSTQPLHLPTPRPLTTTPAVPSFIHNKPLTSIEVPTRESDILASPPRLPGSSLSSGSKLLPEEVESRSNRSRNQRPDVSSWLTDNIMERVTEHLPQRVRPSSLTTEPPPHKLFTTRPSTNIPLQRSSDPIQATSPSIWDDAPLVPAPAEVQPGILLSSRRDDKGRQRRELQEFQRRVQEQREAVDLQQEEERRRGELQEVQRREVELQEFQRREVELQEFRRRVQERREAVDLQQEEEQRRGELQEVQRHMQEQRREVELQEFQRHVQQQREAVELQQEEERQRGELQEVQRRMQEQREAVELQQEEERRRREDEMEQMRRQKETLKALIQTDAQPVPDAPSEELVSENTGQTRLRLLAFLLRAIEESNEGTLSRLQDPDNREASPHLPPCGSDPIAQTSVPAPASVLLPELLPPPVRAAKPPVTRIRLGIMEATEQHELSAIQEVETSVNNGKITGPEKNLNVPSHAVNWDPQEESDLSVSSDRTLDTPSVSSSGKRTVDSSSSFGTNSETSQHHIWRERLLTGAVTSSESDSVLRMISPPSSDSGRGADFSGPAATSHRSFTESPLRPPDPDCLSSTSISTGSYITTDPEQNVNTDKSSPVALCEEHGADVLDVSSPTGQFSFIKDTSAARRHGAAVQTLFNDGSIQRIIDRYTRELDFSLSSAGRATDSEASYVDEPGSLVGASETRAEGEGRQTRPSGTRTQRDLDRDFTVHPIQDHFPGDTSSQAEDSFRPLIGQLAEQSSCLAADQRDSAMERLVGQPSAHSSMIGQLPVSVGQGGWDSTVSRMIGRLSHRSSSNGQSGWQDASQLMGPMVAEQSTTWLDEVQEESQMRPLVGEPDTDQHSGVSGERTHMDPSVPAEASVPSHPVSPPEASSHRATVPAASPHPQDQMPQNQTSPMDLDPERTDVFLGSDSFHPLLAEVTHNDTADPSMTFHLLAHKGPSSPELTSEERSVSSRPEGSDTRSDSSVESDPSPERLRSENPASHELLQDQTQESALVLEDTTSADVELTALSLSNLTMRDEAPAADTSQPAGGAAGGSCSAERFRDSVQFSDVCEEMTSEPGSNLRKDIPLFHKIMEAACEKGILEQSEITLVSVTDEDTTITEEEEVCEENNPDEEGQNSEETEGEESTLLPEDGAQTHPVMVLDAHWDLSRRLQDVNEQKRRALIQRSSRRVEGIKAKVALNKNRAESEAREEESELRLQTDESKDGESETSAFIQERKGQPPPPASASVLKEVKIYGPEQRKRDVSEMYQRTQRLFHQLEEVKQQKTIRSRQEASAQNRLKAKEFHKKTLEKLRAKQTQQ, encoded by the exons atgaagaggaaactgGTGAAACTGAGACCGAGCCCCAACGAGGAGGCTCGGATCATAAGAGAAGAACACGAGAGGAGGCGGAAGCTGCGGATACAGCAG GTGCGGGAGCAGCAGCGACACATCGCTCAGCAGATCCGACAGGCGGTGGAGCAGAGGCGGCAGcgggagctggagctgctgggggAGCAGCTGCGGCGGGACTgggagcggcagcagcaggagaagctcCACGCGCTGCAGAGGCTGTACCAGGACAGTCTCCAGCTGCTGGGACAGGGACACAGGAGCGCGAAGGAAAAT GAACCCGACTTGGCAGCCATTgctcagagggaggaggaaaatcACGCCAAAGCAGATCAGCGTTATCGAGAAGCCCTGAAGGAGCTGAAATCACAGAGACTCAAAGAACATGAGAGACAAAGCCA ACTCGTCAGTTCCAGGAGGAAGGCACTGCAGACAGAAAAGGAGAGATCAGCAAAGGTGGTCCGGCTCCCACCGCCTCCCCCCAACCCCGTTCAG AACATCGATTATAAGAAGCCACACGTGGTGAAGAAATCTGATGTGAGCGCCTTCGCTGCCACACATTACAACATGCCAGAGAGCACagtggacagagaggaagacacaCAGCAG ATGAATGCTCATGAGGAAGCTGAGCTGgaggtgaggagacagcaggagctgcagagggaggaaacgaggaggagagaggagcagcttgAGAAGGCTCGTCTCAGGGGGAGGCAGGCCCTGAAGAGGGAACAGCTCGTACAG GATCGTGAGCGCTTGCTTGTTGAACTGGAGCACATGCAGCAGACCGAcctgctgaggaggagacagcaggTGTCACAGATGCCTCCTCAGATCTTCCAGCCTCTCTACAAGAGACAGGAGACGAGGGACGACTTCCAGAGGGAGATTGAGTTTGCCTTTGAGGACATGTACACAGGAGAGAGGA gggtcaaaggtgacCTGGTGGTCCAGCTGGCTCCGGAGCCCCTCCCAGCTCTGTCCACAGGCAGCCAGGACCAAGAGCTGGACGTCACTCTGGATGAAATCACCACACCGGAGCAAGAGGCTGAGAGCAATGAGCAGGAAACATCCGCTCAAG TGGGACCGTCCAAACCTGCTCCTCGGCGGGCGTTGAAGAAACTCCTGGATCGTatcagaggtcagaggaacCAGTGGAGTGAACACAGCAGTCGTGTGTCTCCAGCTGATTCACCGACTGTCATGACGGATCAGATCCCGGAGCGCGACACCACCATCGAGACCGGCTCCCTGACCAGCGAGGAGAAGAACCAGCCAGCTCCCATCGAGCTCCTGCAGCCGGTTCTCTCACCACCAGATAAAACATCCACGATCGTCAGCT CACTGGAGACGTCAGAGCCGTCACCTGCAGCAAATACTCGACTTCCTGATGAACTCGCAAACAGAATCCAAGACTTTGGAGAAGAACGAAAGAAAAGG gaggaggagcttgagagggagaagcagcagcaggtggtttTGCTGCAGGAGCTTGAAAAGCAGAAGGTCAAACTGGAGCAGATGCTGCTGGAGGCTCAGCAGGAGAGGGAACATCTGAAAGCTGCTGCTGGGACGCAGGAAGTGGATTTGAACCAATCAGACGTAACTGACCAGGATCAGGAAGTGGCCTCAGTCCCCACTGGTCCAGCAACTGAG CTGGAGCCCCCTGCAGGTGAAGATGACCACCACCGGAGGATCAGAGAATATCAACAACGGCTGCTGGAACAAAACAG agtTCACCAGAAGTCCGTGGAAGTGGCTCGCCAGCGTCTGGAGGAATACCAGCGAGCTCTGCGAATTCGTTACAGCATGACCTCCCCATTGTTGCTGTCCGCTGTCGTACCTCCAGGTCACCCACCGCTGCACAGCACTCAGCCGCTGCATCTTCCAACCCCTCGACCTCTAACTACAACTCCTGCAGTCCCATCATTCATCCATAATAAACCACTAACCTCAATAGAAGTTCCCACTAGAGAGTCTGACATTCTGGCTTCACCTCCACGTCTTCCTGGCTCCAGTTTGAGCTCTGGTTCCAAGCTGCTGCCTGAGGAAGTGGAATCTCGCTCAAATCGTTCAAGGAACCAAAGACCAGATGTGAGCTCCTGGCTCACCGACAACATAATGGAGAGAGTAACCGAGCACCTTCCACAGAGGGTGAGACCCTCCTCGCTCACCACAGAGCCTCCGCCTCACAAACTGTTCACAACACGTCCCTCAACCAACATCCCACTCCAGCGATCCTCTGATCCCATCCAGGCCACCAGCCCGAGCATCTGGGATGATGCACCTCTGGTTCCCGCCCCTGCAGAGGTTCAGCCCGGGATCCTGTTGAGCTCCAGAAGGGACGACAAGGGGAGGCAGAGGCGAGAGCTGCAGGAGTTCCAGAGGCGTgtgcaggagcagagggaggcagTAGACCTGCAGCAAGAAGAGGAGAGGCGGAGGggagagctgcaggag GTGCAGAGACGGGAAGTAGAGCTGCAGGAGTTCCAGAGACGGGAAGTAGAGTTGCAGGAGTTCCGGAGACGCGTGCAGGAGCGGAGGGAGGCAGTAGACCTGCAgcaagaagaggagcagaggaggggagagctgcaggaggtgcAGAGACACATGCAGGAGCAGAGACGGGAAGTAGAGCTGCAGGAGTTCCAGAGACatgttcagcagcagagggaggcagTAGAGCTGCAGcaagaagaggagaggcagaggggagagctgcaggaggtgcAGAGACGAatgcaggagcagagggaggcggTAGAGCTGCAGCAAGAAGAGGAGAGGCGGAGGCGGGAAGATGAGATGGAGCAGATGAGGCGGCAGAAGGAGACGTTAAAGGCTTTGATTCAAACTGATGCACAA CCAGTTCCAGACGCTCCCAGTGAAGAGCTGGTTTCAGAGAACACGGGTCAGACTCGCCTCAGATTACTTGCGTTCCTGCTGAGAGCGATCGAGGAGTCTAACGAAGGAACGTTATCACGCCTCCAAGACCCTGACAACAGGGAGGCTTCCCCTCACCTACCACCGTGTGGCAGTG atcCCATCGCTCAGACCAGTGTTCCTGCTCCAGCGTCCGTCCTCCTGCCAGaactcctcccccctcctgtcCGAGCAGCGAAGCCCCCAGTGACCCGCATCCGACTGGGAATCATGGAGGCGACTGAGCAACACGAGCTCAGTGCGATTCAAGAGGTGGAGACGTCCGTCAATAACGGCAAAATCACAG GCCCAGAGAAGAACCTGAACGTACCATCACATGCTGTAAACTGGGATCCGCAGGAGGAATCAGATTTGTCCGTCTCATCTGACAGAACTCTGGACACGCCCTCTGTGTCCAGCAGCGGGAAACGGACGGTTGACAGCTCGAGCAGCTTCGGGACAAACTCGGAGACGTCCCAGCATCACatctggagagagagactgctgACGGGAGCAGTAACATCTTCAGAGTCTG ATTCAGTCCTGAGAATGATCTCGCCTCCTTCGTCTGACTCTGGGAGAGGAGCCGACTTCTCTGGTCCGGCAGCCACAAGCCACAGATCCTTCACCGAG tctccCCTCAGGCCTCCTGATCCTGACTGCCTCTCCTCCACCAGCATCTCCACCGGCAGCTACATCACCACCGATCCTGAGCAAAACGTAAACACTG acAAATCCTCACCTGTCGCACTCTGTGAGGAACATGGAGCTGATGTTCTCGACGTCTCCTCTCCGACCGGTCAATTCTCCTTCATTAAGGACACGTCAGCTGCACGTCGTCATGGTGCCGCTGTTCAAACTCTGTTTAACGACGGCAGCATTCAGCGCATTATCGACCGATACACGAGGGAGCTCGACTTCTCCCTCAGCTCCGCTGGGAGAGCGACAG ACAGTGAAGCCTCGTATGTGGACGAGCCCGGATCTCTGGTTGGAGCCTCGGAGACGAGAGCAGAGGGCGAAGGTCGTCAGACTCGTCCCTCGGGGACTCGGACACAACGTGACCTG GATCGAGACTTCACTGTCCATCCAATCCAGGATCACTTCCCAGGTGACACCTCATCACAGGCTGAGGACTCGTTCAggcctctgattggccagctggcagAGCAGTCCTCCTGCCTCGCTGCGGACCAGAGGGACTCGGCCATGGAGCGACTGGTCGGTCAACCGTCGGCTCACTCGTCCATGATCGGTCAGCTTCCAGTGAGCGTGGGTCAAGGTGGATGGGATTCCACTGTGAGTCGGATGATTGGTCGACTCTCCCATCGGTCCAGCTCTAATGGTCAGAGCGGCTGGCAGGACGCGAGTCAGCTGATGGGGCCGATGGTGGCGGAGCAGTCGACCACGTGGTTGGATGAAGTTCAGGAGGAAAGCCAGATGAGGCCGCTGGTTGGGGAGCCGGATACCGATCAGCACAGTGGAGTGTCAG GTGAACGGACCCACATGGATCCCAGTGTCCCAGCGGAGGCCAGTGTCCCGTCACACCCAGTGTCTCCTCCTGAAGCGTCGTCACACCGTGCCACTGTCCCGGCTGCGAGTCCACATCCACAGGACCAGATGCCACAGAACCAAACCAGTCCAATGGACCTGGACCCCGAGAGGACAGACG tttttctagGCTCCGACTCTTTCCACCCGCTGCTGGCTGAGGTCACCCACAACGACACAGCCGACCCCTCCATGACCTTTCACCTGCTCGCACACAAAGGGCCGTCCTCACCTGAGCTGACCAGTGAGGAGCGCAGTGTTTCCTCCCGTCCTGAAGGGTCTGACACTCGCAGTGATTCCTCTGTCGAGTCCGACCCGTCGCCTGAACGCCTTCGCTCAGAGAATCCTGCCTCACACGAACTCCTCCAGGACCAAACCCAGGAATCTGCCCTCGTGCTGGAAGACACCACGAGTGCAGACGTGGAGCTGACGGCTCTGAGTCTGTCAAATTTAACCATGCGTGATGAAGCACCTGCTGCAGACACATCGCAGccagcaggaggcgctgcagGAGGGAGCTGCTCTGCTGAAAGGTTTCGGGATTCAGTTCAATTCAGTGACGTTTGTGAAGAAATGACTTCTGAGCCGGGCTCCAACCTGAGGAAGGATATTCCCCTCTTCCATAAGATCATG GAAGCGGCCTGTGAGAAGGGGATCCTGGAGCAGTCGGAGATAACACTGGTGAGTGTGACAGACGAAGACACGACCAtcactgaggaagaggaggtttgTGAAGAGAACAATCCAGATGAGGAAGGACAGAACAGCGAAGAGACAGAG GGGGAAGAATCCACATTGTTACCGGAGGACGGAGCTCAAACTCATCCAG TGATGGTCCTGGACGCTCACTGGGATCTGAGCAGACGCCTGCAGGACGTGAACGAGCAGAAGCGCAGAGCTCTGATCCAGAGATCCTCTCGCAGGGTGGAAGGCATCAAGGCCAAAGTGGCTCTGAACAAGAATCGAGCTGAatctgaagccagagaagaggAATCCGAACTTCGACTTCAAACTGACGAGTCAAAGGACGGAGAGAGTGAAAcgtctgctttcatccaggaGAGAAAGGGTCAGCCTCCACCTCCAG CGAGCGCCTCCGTGCTGAAAGAGGTGAAGATCTACGGCCCAGAGCAAAGGAAGCGGGACGTTAGTGAGATGTACCAGAGAACTCAGAG ACTGTTCcatcagctggaggaggtgaagcagcagaaaaccaTCCGGAGCCGACAGGAAGCTTCCGCACAAAACCGACTGAAGGCCAAAGAATTccacaag AAAACTTTAGAGAAGCTTCGAGCCAAGCAGACGCAGCAGTGA